A genome region from Candidatus Oleimmundimicrobium sp. includes the following:
- the queD gene encoding 6-carboxytetrahydropterin synthase QueD, with amino-acid sequence MYELMIKTHFDAAHSLRGYPGPCRNLHGHTWNVEVVVAGNELDEIDLIYDFKELKDEANDIISKFDHKHLNEIPPFDILSPTGENLAKYFFDEIKKTLPNRVFLKKINVWESPNACISYYED; translated from the coding sequence ATGTATGAACTTATGATTAAAACCCACTTTGACGCGGCCCATAGTTTGCGAGGTTACCCCGGTCCTTGTCGCAATCTTCATGGACATACGTGGAACGTAGAGGTCGTTGTCGCGGGGAACGAACTGGATGAAATAGATTTAATATATGATTTCAAAGAGTTAAAAGATGAAGCAAACGATATTATTTCAAAATTTGATCATAAGCATCTCAATGAAATTCCTCCCTTTGATATTCTTTCTCCAACAGGTGAAAATTTAGCAAAATATTTTTTTGATGAGATAAAAAAAACATTGCCTAATCGTGTTTTCCTTAAAAAAATAAATGTTTGGGAATCGCCAAATGCGTGCATATCTTATTATGAGGATTGA
- the cobO gene encoding cob(I)yrinic acid a,c-diamide adenosyltransferase, translating to MRLKKGLVQVYTGEGKGKTTAALGLAMRAVGHDLKVYMFQFLKNRESGEINVANILGPNFIIEQGGGQFCRQGKPSGENIKLAQSLFAKVRNTVLEGLYDVVILDEINVAIHFGLINIEQVLTLIKEKPQHVELILTGRYAPSKIIEAAQLVTEMVKIKHPYDQKIKARKGIEE from the coding sequence TTGAGGTTAAAAAAAGGGCTGGTTCAAGTTTATACGGGCGAAGGCAAGGGGAAAACCACAGCGGCTCTCGGTTTGGCTATGCGAGCAGTTGGGCATGACTTAAAAGTTTATATGTTTCAATTTTTAAAAAACCGAGAAAGTGGCGAGATAAATGTGGCCAATATTCTTGGTCCTAATTTTATTATTGAGCAAGGTGGTGGGCAATTTTGCCGACAAGGGAAACCTTCTGGTGAAAATATTAAACTTGCGCAAAGTCTATTTGCAAAAGTACGAAATACGGTCCTTGAAGGCCTTTACGATGTGGTGATTTTAGATGAGATAAATGTAGCAATTCATTTTGGACTGATAAATATCGAGCAAGTCTTAACTCTCATTAAAGAAAAACCTCAACATGTGGAGTTAATTTTAACAGGAAGATATGCACCATCGAAGATTATTGAAGCTGCTCAGCTGGTAACTGAAATGGTCAAAATTAAACATCCATATGACCAAAAAATTAAAGCACGAAAGGGTATTGAAGAATAA